A portion of the Segatella copri DSM 18205 genome contains these proteins:
- a CDS encoding oligosaccharide flippase family protein, with protein MASLKSLAKDTAIYGLSSIIGRFLNYLLVPLYTAKISAASGGYGVITNMYAYTALLLVILTYGMETTFFRFVNKEGENSEKVYHTVLSMVGFTSLLFIALVFLFITPLSDAMGYADHPAYVWTMFVTVAIDAFQCIPFAYLRYRKRPLKFAAFKLLFIGLNIALNLVYYVIMDGHDVGYAFYINLVCTASITFCFYKELKEGFMGEKCSWSECKVLVRKMMGYSWPILVLGIAGILNQTADKILFPYIYEKGDAHAQLGIYGAASKIAMIMAMITQAFRYAYEPFVFGKAKDKDNRQTYASAMKYFVIFTLLAFLVVVGYLDVLRHIIGRDYWDGLKVVPIVMAAEIMMGVYFNLSFWYKLIDKTIWGAYFSGIGCAVLIAINVIFVPVYGYIACAWAGFAGYGTAMLLSYFVGQKKYPINYPVKEIMIYVVLALILFAGMTEANRYFSSGIACLINTVLILIFAAYLVKKDFPLKSLPVVGKYFRK; from the coding sequence ATGGCAAGTTTAAAATCACTCGCAAAGGATACCGCCATCTATGGCTTGAGCAGTATCATCGGCAGATTCCTGAACTACCTGCTTGTACCACTCTATACGGCTAAGATCAGCGCTGCAAGTGGTGGTTATGGTGTCATCACCAACATGTACGCCTATACGGCGTTACTCCTCGTTATCCTGACCTACGGAATGGAGACCACCTTCTTCCGTTTCGTCAACAAGGAGGGAGAAAACTCAGAAAAGGTTTATCACACGGTATTGAGCATGGTGGGCTTCACTTCCCTACTCTTCATCGCCCTAGTATTCCTCTTCATCACGCCTTTGAGCGATGCGATGGGCTACGCCGACCATCCGGCTTATGTATGGACCATGTTCGTAACCGTGGCCATTGATGCCTTCCAGTGCATCCCGTTCGCTTACCTCAGATACAGGAAGCGCCCATTGAAGTTTGCCGCCTTCAAGTTGCTCTTCATCGGTCTGAACATTGCGCTCAATCTGGTTTACTACGTCATCATGGATGGTCACGATGTGGGTTATGCTTTCTACATCAACCTGGTTTGTACCGCCTCCATCACCTTCTGTTTCTATAAGGAACTGAAGGAAGGATTCATGGGCGAGAAATGCTCCTGGAGCGAATGTAAGGTGCTCGTCAGGAAGATGATGGGCTACAGCTGGCCAATCCTCGTGCTCGGTATTGCCGGTATTCTGAACCAGACAGCCGATAAGATTCTTTTCCCTTACATCTATGAGAAGGGCGATGCGCATGCGCAGCTCGGAATCTACGGAGCAGCCAGCAAGATTGCGATGATCATGGCGATGATTACACAGGCTTTCCGCTATGCTTACGAGCCATTCGTATTCGGCAAGGCGAAGGATAAGGACAACCGACAGACTTACGCTTCGGCGATGAAGTATTTCGTCATCTTCACCCTGCTCGCTTTCCTGGTAGTAGTAGGTTATCTGGATGTATTGCGCCATATCATCGGTCGCGACTACTGGGATGGTTTGAAGGTAGTGCCTATCGTAATGGCTGCCGAAATCATGATGGGAGTTTACTTCAACCTCAGTTTTTGGTACAAGCTCATCGACAAGACCATCTGGGGAGCTTACTTCTCAGGCATCGGTTGTGCGGTATTGATTGCCATCAACGTTATCTTCGTACCAGTTTATGGTTACATTGCCTGTGCCTGGGCTGGTTTCGCTGGATATGGAACAGCCATGCTTCTCTCCTACTTCGTGGGTCAGAAGAAGTATCCAATCAACTATCCGGTGAAGGAGATTATGATTTATGTGGTTCTCGCCCTCATCCTCTTCGCAGGAATGACCGAGGCTAACAGATACTTCTCCAGTGGAATTGCCTGCCTCATCAACACGGTGCTCATCCTCATCTTCGCCGCTTATCTCGTGAAGAAGGATTTCCCATTGAAGAGTCTGCCGGTGGTGGGTAAATACTTTAGAAAGTAA
- a CDS encoding nucleoside recognition domain-containing protein — translation MVLNYIWIAFFVIAFIFALIELAMGDTTIFQKIVDSTFDSSKNAFEISLGLTGVLALWLGIMKIGEKAGVVNVLARALSPVFTRLFPDIPKNHPVMGSIFMNIASNMLGLDNAATPTGLKAMQQMQELNTKKDTATNPMIMFLVLNTSGLTIIPTTILAFRASYGAAQPTDVFIPILMATLVATLAGIIITSLWQRINILQPVLLATLLGMCAFVGIIIWGFGQMDKDTMNTVTTLASNMILLGIILCFILAGFWKKVNVYDAFIEGAKEGFTTAVKIIPYLVAILVGIGVFRASGAMDMVIQGISWSVEQCGLNADFVGALPTAIMKPLSGSGARGMMLEAMKNYGPDSFVGRLSCIFQGSTDTTFYILAVYFGSVSIRNTRHAVACGLLADLAGVIAAIAIAYLFFG, via the coding sequence ATGGTTTTAAATTACATTTGGATAGCATTTTTCGTGATTGCGTTCATCTTCGCACTCATCGAATTGGCAATGGGAGATACGACTATCTTCCAGAAGATTGTAGATTCCACCTTCGACTCATCCAAGAATGCCTTCGAGATTTCTCTCGGACTGACGGGCGTGCTCGCCCTCTGGCTTGGCATCATGAAGATTGGAGAGAAGGCGGGAGTAGTGAATGTGTTGGCCCGAGCGCTCAGCCCGGTCTTCACCCGTCTCTTCCCCGATATTCCGAAGAACCATCCGGTGATGGGAAGCATCTTCATGAATATCGCTTCGAATATGCTGGGACTCGATAACGCGGCAACACCTACAGGATTGAAGGCGATGCAGCAGATGCAGGAGCTCAATACGAAGAAGGATACGGCAACGAACCCGATGATTATGTTCCTGGTTCTGAATACCTCAGGACTCACCATCATCCCTACCACCATCCTTGCCTTCCGTGCCTCCTACGGAGCAGCCCAGCCTACGGATGTCTTCATCCCTATCCTGATGGCTACGCTCGTGGCTACGCTTGCCGGAATCATCATCACTTCGCTCTGGCAGCGCATCAACATCCTGCAGCCGGTATTGCTCGCTACTCTGTTGGGAATGTGCGCCTTCGTAGGCATCATCATCTGGGGATTCGGACAGATGGACAAGGATACGATGAACACGGTTACCACCCTGGCTTCTAACATGATTCTCCTGGGCATCATCCTCTGCTTTATCCTGGCTGGTTTCTGGAAGAAAGTGAATGTTTATGATGCATTTATCGAGGGAGCGAAGGAAGGTTTTACTACTGCGGTGAAGATTATCCCTTACCTCGTAGCTATCCTTGTGGGCATCGGCGTGTTCCGTGCTTCAGGAGCGATGGATATGGTGATTCAGGGCATTTCGTGGTCGGTAGAACAATGCGGCTTGAATGCCGATTTCGTAGGCGCCCTACCTACCGCCATCATGAAACCGCTGTCGGGAAGTGGTGCACGAGGCATGATGCTGGAGGCGATGAAGAACTATGGTCCTGATTCGTTTGTGGGCAGATTGAGTTGCATCTTCCAGGGTTCCACCGATACCACCTTCTATATATTGGCTGTATATTTCGGAAGCGTAAGCATCAGGAATACCCGCCACGCCGTGGCTTGCGGCTTGCTTGCCGATTTGGCAGGAGTCATCGCAGCAATCGCTATAGCTTATTTATTCTTCGGATAA
- a CDS encoding ATP-binding protein, with product MIVNRDKYLQELVSSRHNGLVKIITGMRRCGKSFLLFRLFKRFLEDDGVMPDHIIEMAFDDYAFKEFRNPDKFYKYVKEKINDDQPYYILLDEVQMLDEFEDVLNGLLHIPNADVYVTGSNARFLSKDIITEFRGRGYQIHVSPLSFAEFMTVYDGDKQDGWNEYLLYGGLPPVVLQKTEEEKVRLLNSLLTETYMIDVINRNKIKNNAELNDLFKILASGIGGLTNPQRLANTFQSVKNVSISSATIKKYIEYLADAFLLEPCNRYDVKGRKYIGTPLKYYFSDLGIRNALLGFRQQEKTHLMENAIYNELRYRGYSVDIGNVKINGVDEKGTKVRRMLEVDFVCNQGYKRCYIQSALSLPDKEKTKQELASLLRIDDSFMKYVITGDLIKKYQNDDGIVFMDVFDFLLDKDSI from the coding sequence ATGATTGTAAATAGAGACAAATATCTACAAGAATTGGTTAGTTCACGCCATAATGGACTGGTAAAAATCATTACCGGTATGCGCCGTTGCGGAAAATCCTTTCTGCTGTTTCGTCTCTTCAAGCGTTTCCTTGAAGACGATGGAGTCATGCCCGACCACATCATAGAAATGGCATTCGATGACTATGCATTCAAGGAGTTTCGCAATCCTGACAAGTTTTATAAGTACGTAAAAGAGAAGATTAATGACGACCAACCTTATTACATTCTGCTTGATGAGGTACAGATGCTTGACGAGTTTGAAGATGTATTAAATGGATTATTGCATATTCCCAATGCTGATGTTTATGTGACGGGAAGCAATGCACGCTTCCTATCCAAGGATATAATAACCGAATTTCGTGGACGAGGATACCAAATACACGTTTCACCACTCAGCTTTGCTGAATTTATGACCGTATATGATGGCGACAAGCAGGATGGTTGGAACGAATATTTGCTTTATGGTGGTCTTCCGCCTGTTGTTTTACAAAAGACAGAAGAAGAAAAAGTGAGACTTCTGAACAGCCTCTTGACTGAGACTTACATGATAGATGTCATCAACAGAAACAAGATAAAGAACAATGCAGAACTCAACGATTTATTCAAGATTCTCGCATCGGGAATTGGCGGACTTACCAATCCGCAACGACTTGCCAATACTTTCCAATCTGTAAAGAATGTCTCTATAAGCTCTGCAACCATCAAGAAATACATCGAATATCTTGCAGATGCGTTCTTGCTTGAGCCATGCAATCGCTATGACGTAAAAGGCCGTAAGTATATCGGAACGCCATTGAAATATTATTTTTCTGACTTAGGCATTCGCAATGCACTTCTCGGCTTTCGCCAACAAGAGAAAACCCATCTGATGGAGAATGCCATCTATAATGAACTTCGCTACCGTGGATATAGTGTGGACATTGGCAACGTAAAAATCAACGGCGTGGACGAAAAAGGAACCAAAGTGAGAAGGATGCTTGAAGTTGACTTTGTTTGCAACCAAGGCTACAAACGCTGCTACATCCAGTCGGCTCTCAGTTTACCAGACAAGGAGAAGACGAAACAAGAACTTGCCTCTTTGCTACGTATAGACGATAGTTTTATGAAGTATGTGATAACAGGCGACCTCATCAAGAAATACCAAAACGATGACGGCATCGTATTTATGGACGTATTTGATTTCTTGTTGGATAAAGATTCTATATGA
- a CDS encoding cation diffusion facilitator family transporter, which translates to MDKNERINNEQEMPTETKKNHSADADRVKEVYKVTIAGSIINVVLLVLKFAAGLLGHSAAMIADAIHSLTDFATDVVVLVFVKLSNKPKDKDHDYGHGKYETLATAIIGISLFVVGVMICYSGVTKTYRAICGETLQQPGIVALIAAIVSIVMKEWAYQFTVKAGKKYHSEAVVANAWHHRSDALSSLGTMFGIGGAIILGEKWAVLDPLAAIIVSAFIIKAAWGLVMQSVKELTDASLPETEEDEILKIANEEEGVGEIHNLRTRRIGNKIAIEMHVRMPGSLSLYEAHEHATHIETKLKQHFGTDTHVGIHLEPIKVNGKYQKPE; encoded by the coding sequence ATGGACAAGAATGAGAGAATAAATAACGAGCAAGAGATGCCCACTGAAACGAAAAAGAATCATTCCGCTGATGCGGATAGAGTAAAGGAAGTATATAAGGTGACGATAGCGGGAAGCATCATCAATGTGGTGCTGCTCGTGCTGAAGTTTGCTGCAGGTCTTCTCGGACATTCGGCAGCCATGATAGCGGATGCCATTCACTCGCTTACCGATTTTGCCACCGATGTGGTGGTACTGGTATTCGTAAAACTGAGCAATAAGCCGAAGGATAAGGACCATGATTATGGGCATGGCAAATACGAGACGCTTGCCACAGCGATCATCGGTATTTCGCTCTTCGTGGTGGGTGTGATGATCTGTTATTCTGGCGTTACCAAGACCTATCGTGCCATCTGCGGCGAGACACTCCAGCAGCCGGGCATTGTAGCCTTGATTGCTGCCATCGTAAGTATCGTGATGAAGGAGTGGGCTTATCAGTTTACGGTTAAAGCCGGAAAGAAATATCATTCCGAGGCTGTAGTGGCGAATGCCTGGCATCATCGCAGCGATGCTTTATCGAGTCTCGGAACGATGTTCGGTATTGGTGGCGCCATCATCCTGGGAGAAAAGTGGGCGGTGCTCGATCCGCTGGCAGCCATCATCGTGAGTGCCTTCATCATCAAGGCTGCCTGGGGACTGGTGATGCAGTCTGTGAAAGAACTGACGGATGCCAGTCTTCCAGAAACTGAGGAAGATGAAATCCTGAAGATTGCAAATGAAGAAGAGGGAGTGGGAGAGATTCATAACCTGCGTACCCGTCGCATCGGAAACAAGATTGCGATAGAAATGCATGTCCGCATGCCGGGTTCTCTTTCGCTTTATGAGGCGCATGAGCATGCTACTCATATAGAAACAAAACTGAAGCAGCACTTCGGCACAGATACCCATGTGGGAATCCATCTCGAACCGATTAAAGTGAACGGAAAATATCAGAAACCGGAATAA
- a CDS encoding TonB-dependent receptor plug domain-containing protein, with amino-acid sequence MYKTIFNKRNSLKFNRFSNKNYSLFAVLGREVLVGALSVATLSHAKAAGVSTEGAKVDSTLYKGGKAYELDAVNVNGSRAPMTVEQSPKIVSVITRDDIHRAAAQTINDVLKLATGVDVRQRGGFGVQTDISINGGTFDQITILLNGVNISNPQTGHNASDFPVALADIDHIEVLEGAASRLFGTSAFNGAINIVTKKAKNDGVSASVEGGSFGSFEAQGHIQTAFETGKWTQAYSVSGGYKRSDGGTENSDFEKGQGYGNLSFSYDQRFDIIAQLGIASQSYGANTFYSAKYNNQYEKTEHGLASLNLSLHNQEKTWEIAPQFYYNKFKDHYQLIRGKAGAAAGENYHDLDVYGGGLNANVAWALGKTAVGFDISKECIYSTALGEELAEKDYKDISGSDRQYTRKGERTNTNIMLEHNFIFGGFTLSAGILANKNTGLDNDFRFYPGVDMSYRPNDNWKFYASWNKALRMPTYTDLYINNVVQQGDINLNPEKNSTFKVGTQYRQTGFAATVSGFYAHGTNMIDWVQTSVTEQNDSKYHVMNIGKLNNMGYNVDATIYMRELVPNSFITRIKLGYAYIYQDHKTETNILKSLYALEYLKHKAVFGLDHQIWNKLSASWSVRWQQRMNGYHPYTKVDCKLMWDEKKYNIFVKADNITCHRYYDLTAVKQPGLWIMAGASVNLGR; translated from the coding sequence ATGTACAAAACAATTTTCAACAAGCGCAACAGCTTGAAGTTCAACCGATTCTCTAACAAGAACTACTCACTCTTCGCAGTTTTGGGAAGAGAGGTACTTGTTGGTGCACTCAGCGTTGCTACCCTGAGCCATGCTAAGGCAGCAGGCGTAAGCACAGAGGGAGCCAAGGTTGATTCTACCCTCTACAAGGGCGGAAAGGCTTACGAGCTAGATGCGGTGAACGTTAACGGATCTCGTGCGCCGATGACTGTAGAGCAGTCACCTAAGATTGTGTCTGTCATTACCCGCGACGATATTCATCGTGCGGCTGCGCAGACTATCAACGATGTATTGAAATTAGCTACCGGCGTGGATGTCCGTCAGCGTGGTGGCTTTGGTGTTCAGACGGATATCTCCATCAATGGTGGAACCTTTGACCAGATTACCATTCTCTTGAATGGCGTCAACATTTCCAATCCTCAGACTGGTCACAATGCTTCTGATTTTCCTGTAGCTCTTGCTGACATCGACCACATCGAAGTGCTCGAGGGGGCTGCATCGCGCTTATTCGGAACTTCAGCCTTCAATGGTGCCATCAATATCGTGACCAAGAAGGCAAAGAATGATGGAGTATCTGCAAGTGTAGAAGGCGGAAGCTTTGGAAGCTTCGAAGCACAGGGACACATTCAAACAGCTTTTGAAACGGGCAAGTGGACTCAGGCTTATTCCGTAAGCGGAGGCTACAAGCGCTCGGATGGCGGCACGGAGAACAGCGACTTCGAGAAGGGACAGGGCTACGGCAATCTCTCGTTCTCTTACGACCAGCGTTTCGACATCATCGCCCAGTTGGGTATTGCTAGTCAGAGCTATGGTGCCAATACTTTCTACAGCGCCAAATATAACAACCAATATGAGAAGACAGAGCACGGTCTGGCTTCGCTCAACCTGAGTCTGCACAACCAGGAGAAGACCTGGGAGATTGCGCCTCAATTCTATTATAACAAATTCAAGGATCACTATCAGCTGATTCGTGGAAAGGCTGGAGCTGCAGCAGGCGAGAACTATCACGACCTCGATGTTTATGGTGGTGGACTGAATGCTAACGTGGCTTGGGCTTTGGGTAAGACCGCAGTGGGTTTCGATATCAGCAAGGAGTGCATCTACTCTACTGCATTGGGCGAGGAACTCGCAGAGAAAGACTATAAGGACATCTCGGGTTCTGACCGTCAATATACCCGAAAGGGCGAGCGCACCAATACCAACATCATGCTGGAGCACAACTTCATCTTCGGCGGCTTCACCTTGTCGGCAGGTATCTTGGCTAACAAGAATACCGGTTTGGACAACGACTTCCGTTTCTATCCTGGTGTGGATATGAGTTATCGTCCTAACGACAACTGGAAGTTCTACGCTTCCTGGAACAAGGCATTGAGAATGCCTACCTACACCGACTTATACATAAATAATGTGGTGCAGCAGGGCGACATCAACCTGAACCCGGAAAAGAACTCAACCTTCAAGGTGGGAACTCAATATCGCCAGACTGGTTTTGCAGCAACCGTTAGCGGATTCTACGCACACGGCACCAACATGATTGACTGGGTTCAGACATCCGTGACCGAGCAGAATGACAGCAAGTATCATGTGATGAACATCGGAAAGCTCAACAACATGGGCTACAACGTAGATGCTACTATCTACATGAGAGAATTGGTACCAAACAGTTTCATCACCCGCATCAAGTTGGGTTATGCTTACATCTATCAGGATCATAAGACCGAGACAAACATTCTGAAATCACTCTATGCATTGGAGTATCTCAAGCACAAGGCTGTATTCGGTCTGGATCATCAGATCTGGAACAAGCTTTCAGCTTCCTGGAGCGTAAGATGGCAGCAGAGGATGAATGGCTATCATCCATATACCAAGGTAGATTGCAAACTGATGTGGGACGAGAAGAAATACAATATCTTCGTGAAAGCCGACAACATCACTTGCCACCGCTACTATGACCTCACAGCTGTTAAGCAGCCAGGTTTGTGGATTATGGCAGGAGCCAGCGTAAATCTCGGCCGATAA
- a CDS encoding flavin reductase, translating into MEKINVKELNDNVFETIGKEWMLVCAGNKDHFNMMTASWGCLGWLWNKPVAVVFIRPERFTHGIIEENEFMTLSFLGNSEEARKIYNFCGSKSGRDLDKVKETGLIPVETDNGSIAFEQSRLTLECRKLYKDSMTAEKFLDKDLLQWYGAKGGFHDVYVVEITNAYKK; encoded by the coding sequence ATGGAAAAGATCAACGTAAAAGAATTGAATGACAACGTCTTCGAGACTATTGGTAAGGAGTGGATGCTGGTATGTGCCGGCAACAAGGATCATTTCAATATGATGACCGCCTCTTGGGGCTGTTTGGGATGGCTTTGGAACAAGCCGGTGGCTGTGGTCTTTATCCGTCCGGAGCGTTTCACCCACGGCATCATCGAGGAGAATGAATTCATGACTCTCTCTTTCCTCGGCAACAGCGAGGAGGCTCGGAAGATTTATAACTTCTGCGGCTCTAAGAGCGGACGCGATTTGGATAAGGTGAAGGAAACAGGACTGATTCCTGTAGAAACTGATAACGGCAGCATCGCCTTCGAGCAGTCACGACTCACCCTGGAATGTCGCAAACTTTACAAGGACAGTATGACCGCCGAGAAGTTCCTCGACAAGGACCTGCTCCAGTGGTATGGTGCCAAGGGTGGATTCCACGATGTTTATGTTGTGGAGATTACCAATGCTTATAAAAAGTAA
- a CDS encoding ATP-dependent Clp protease adaptor ClpS: MAQEQTAIRERQKTRLKEPGRYVVMMFNDDFTPMDFVVEILESIFFKSQAEAEAIMLKVHHEEKAVVGTYSYDIAKSKVEKAMEKARTQKFPLKLTYMPE, from the coding sequence ATGGCTCAAGAACAAACAGCAATTCGTGAACGCCAGAAAACCAGGCTCAAGGAGCCGGGGCGTTACGTGGTAATGATGTTCAACGACGACTTCACACCGATGGACTTCGTGGTAGAAATCCTCGAATCCATCTTCTTCAAGTCGCAGGCTGAGGCTGAAGCAATCATGCTCAAGGTTCATCACGAAGAGAAAGCCGTGGTGGGCACCTACAGCTACGACATCGCCAAGAGTAAAGTGGAGAAAGCGATGGAGAAAGCCCGTACGCAGAAGTTTCCGCTTAAACTCACTTATATGCCGGAATAG
- a CDS encoding AAA family ATPase translates to MKQARFFDHEFVMPEHMLLALLRQYAFCQALQEEGVDSFKMHEDLVGWLAKQERVPETIKYLPEPSSLFKTMFGTACALAAAADRQLVNVPHFVQAMFGLQNSEAAFLLCKNVGDRQGEFLASVDSYYPIGEDTGEAGMGMGADFDDDDYANEYDDDEEEGRRQVVQDWHQLVTCISDKVEEHNPLIGREQELDRTIQVLCRAEKNNPLHIGEAGVGKTALVYGLAKLINENQVPERLKGARIYGMDMGQMLAGAQYRGDFEKRIKMVMEGAVKEGNTIIYIDEIHNMIGAGRGSDGGPDASNMLKQYLEAGDIRFIGSTTYEEYNRYMAQSKGIVRRFQQIDIKEPTEEEAIKILEGLQYKYNKFHNVTYRKDALEYAVRASAKYISNRCLPDKAIDLMDEAGAYLEVHPVESRQRSYVTKSIIQQILIKVCKIDAAAMKDENNDALATLRQRILDKIYGQDKAVDKVVEAVMMAKAGLTDDDKPLASLLFVGPTGVGKTEVARQLAKELGIELVRFDMSEYTEKHTVAKLIGSPAGYVGYEDGGLLTDAIRKTPNCVLLLDEIEKAHSDIYNILLQVMDYARLTDNKGQKADFRNVILIMTSNAGAQYASRASVGFNGNVSRGEAMLAQVKKTFKPEFINRLSDMVVFNDMDKHMAELILAKKLRQLDAKLAAKGVTVTLTDAAREQLLKWGFTKEYGAREMDRAIGNRLKPILMKALLFGKLKKGGKAHVDFDGKELVVNY, encoded by the coding sequence ATGAAGCAAGCTCGGTTCTTCGACCACGAGTTCGTGATGCCCGAGCACATGCTGCTGGCGTTGCTCAGGCAGTATGCATTCTGTCAGGCGCTGCAGGAAGAAGGCGTAGACAGCTTCAAGATGCACGAAGACTTGGTGGGATGGCTCGCCAAGCAGGAGCGTGTGCCTGAAACCATCAAGTATCTGCCAGAGCCGTCATCGCTCTTCAAAACCATGTTTGGAACGGCGTGCGCCCTGGCTGCTGCTGCCGACAGACAGCTGGTGAATGTACCCCATTTTGTGCAGGCGATGTTTGGCTTGCAGAATTCAGAAGCCGCCTTCCTGCTGTGCAAGAATGTGGGCGACCGGCAGGGCGAGTTCCTGGCGAGCGTTGACAGTTATTATCCTATTGGAGAAGATACTGGAGAGGCTGGCATGGGCATGGGAGCAGACTTTGATGATGACGATTATGCCAACGAGTATGATGACGACGAGGAAGAAGGCAGAAGACAGGTTGTACAGGATTGGCATCAGCTGGTTACCTGTATTTCTGACAAGGTAGAAGAGCACAATCCGCTCATCGGAAGAGAACAGGAACTGGACAGAACCATCCAGGTGCTCTGCCGTGCCGAGAAGAACAATCCGCTCCACATCGGAGAAGCCGGAGTCGGCAAGACAGCTCTGGTCTATGGTCTTGCCAAACTCATCAACGAAAACCAGGTTCCTGAACGCCTCAAGGGGGCTCGCATCTATGGCATGGACATGGGACAGATGCTTGCCGGTGCCCAATATCGCGGCGACTTTGAGAAACGCATCAAGATGGTGATGGAGGGAGCCGTGAAGGAAGGCAATACCATTATCTACATCGATGAGATTCATAATATGATAGGTGCCGGTCGTGGCTCAGATGGCGGACCTGATGCATCCAATATGCTGAAGCAATATCTGGAGGCAGGCGATATCCGTTTCATCGGCTCTACCACCTACGAGGAATATAACCGTTACATGGCCCAGAGCAAGGGCATCGTGCGCCGGTTCCAGCAGATTGATATCAAGGAACCTACCGAGGAGGAGGCTATCAAGATATTGGAGGGCTTGCAGTATAAATACAACAAGTTCCACAATGTAACCTATCGCAAGGACGCCCTGGAATATGCCGTCCGTGCCAGCGCCAAATATATCAGCAACCGCTGTCTGCCAGACAAGGCCATCGACCTGATGGATGAGGCGGGTGCTTATCTGGAGGTGCATCCGGTAGAATCTCGCCAGCGCTCTTATGTTACCAAGTCTATCATCCAGCAGATTCTGATTAAAGTCTGCAAGATTGATGCGGCTGCGATGAAAGATGAGAATAACGATGCTTTGGCTACGCTCCGCCAGCGCATTCTCGACAAGATTTACGGTCAGGACAAGGCTGTAGACAAGGTGGTTGAGGCTGTGATGATGGCAAAGGCGGGATTGACAGATGATGACAAACCATTGGCTTCGCTCCTCTTCGTGGGACCTACCGGAGTAGGAAAAACCGAGGTGGCACGACAGTTGGCCAAGGAACTCGGCATCGAACTGGTACGCTTCGATATGAGTGAATATACCGAGAAGCATACCGTGGCAAAACTCATCGGTTCGCCAGCCGGATACGTGGGTTATGAGGATGGAGGACTTCTGACCGATGCCATCCGCAAGACGCCAAACTGTGTACTCCTGCTCGATGAGATAGAGAAGGCGCATAGCGATATCTACAACATCCTGCTCCAGGTAATGGACTATGCCCGTCTGACTGATAACAAGGGCCAGAAGGCTGATTTCCGTAACGTGATTCTCATCATGACCTCAAATGCCGGAGCGCAATATGCTTCACGGGCTAGCGTAGGTTTCAATGGAAACGTAAGTCGTGGCGAAGCGATGCTGGCACAGGTGAAGAAGACTTTCAAGCCTGAGTTTATCAACCGACTTTCCGACATGGTGGTGTTCAACGATATGGATAAGCACATGGCTGAGTTGATTCTTGCCAAGAAACTTCGTCAACTCGATGCGAAACTGGCAGCAAAGGGAGTTACCGTAACGTTAACCGATGCTGCGCGCGAACAGTTGCTGAAATGGGGCTTTACCAAGGAATATGGTGCCCGCGAGATGGACCGTGCCATCGGTAACCGCCTGAAACCGATCCTGATGAAGGCGCTGCTCTTCGGCAAACTCAAGAAGGGTGGCAAGGCGCATGTCGATTTTGACGGAAAGGAACTGGTGGTTAATTATTAG
- the aat gene encoding leucyl/phenylalanyl-tRNA--protein transferase, with protein sequence MILQIDDTADEIYFPDPHYGDEDGCFAIGGDLSIDRLLLAYSNGIFPWYSFRDQPEILWFCPMKRFVIFPDEIHISHSMRTLMRKNRYSVGINEDFDGVIRGCSKNNGRYWEDGAWLGENIIQAFTALHKQGFAASVEVWDNETDELVGGLYGVTIGKVFIGESMFSRVPSASKIALIFLARYLQEHGGKMIDCQLETPHLKSMGGRYISYEEYMKIMNEE encoded by the coding sequence ATGATATTACAGATAGATGATACTGCGGACGAGATTTACTTTCCCGATCCGCATTATGGCGATGAGGATGGATGCTTTGCGATTGGTGGCGATTTGAGTATCGACCGCCTGTTGCTGGCTTATAGCAATGGCATTTTTCCCTGGTATAGTTTCCGTGACCAGCCTGAAATACTCTGGTTCTGTCCGATGAAGCGTTTCGTCATCTTCCCAGATGAAATCCACATCAGTCATTCCATGCGTACCCTGATGAGGAAGAACCGATACAGCGTAGGAATCAACGAAGATTTCGATGGCGTGATACGGGGATGCAGCAAGAACAACGGACGGTATTGGGAAGATGGCGCATGGCTGGGCGAGAACATCATCCAGGCATTTACTGCCCTCCATAAGCAGGGCTTTGCGGCGAGCGTAGAGGTATGGGATAATGAAACCGATGAACTGGTGGGGGGACTTTATGGTGTCACCATCGGCAAGGTTTTTATCGGAGAAAGCATGTTCTCCAGGGTTCCTTCAGCTTCTAAGATTGCCCTCATCTTCCTTGCCAGATACTTGCAGGAGCATGGTGGCAAGATGATAGATTGTCAGTTGGAGACTCCTCATCTCAAATCGATGGGTGGCAGATATATTTCTTACGAGGAATATATGAAGATTATGAACGAAGAATAA